In one Actinomycetota bacterium genomic region, the following are encoded:
- a CDS encoding DUF1638 domain-containing protein, translated as MAEELILMGADPDRLVELEFGLHVHPDRLHEELQRRIDEVPGEGDVVLGYGLCSHAVAGLRSRRHRLIVPRVDDCIALFLGSREEHLRRMREEPGTYYLTKGWIRAAEYPLSDYARLVERYGLEKAMRVARAMMANYRRVVLINTGNYALEECREAARSMAKSLGLRYQEIPGSNRMLRMMLDGDWNREFLVVERGTELTPDMFLRADAVDKTGCV; from the coding sequence GTGGCCGAGGAACTGATCCTCATGGGCGCCGATCCCGACCGCCTGGTGGAGCTGGAGTTCGGACTGCACGTTCACCCGGACAGGCTCCACGAGGAGCTACAGCGCCGCATCGACGAGGTTCCCGGCGAAGGGGACGTCGTACTGGGATACGGGCTTTGTTCCCACGCCGTGGCGGGGCTGCGCTCCCGCCGTCATCGCCTCATCGTGCCCCGCGTCGATGATTGTATAGCCCTTTTCCTGGGTTCCCGGGAGGAGCACCTCCGGCGCATGCGCGAGGAACCGGGAACCTACTACCTGACCAAGGGATGGATAAGGGCGGCGGAATATCCACTTAGCGATTACGCCAGGCTCGTGGAGCGCTACGGACTGGAGAAGGCCATGCGGGTGGCGAGGGCCATGATGGCCAATTACCGCCGGGTGGTCCTCATAAACACCGGGAATTACGCTCTGGAGGAATGCCGTGAGGCGGCCCGCTCTATGGCCAAGTCCCTCGGGTTGCGGTACCAAGAGATCCCGGGATCCAACCGCATGCTGCGGATGATGCTGGACGGGGACTGGAACCGGGAATTCCTCGTGGTCGAGAGGGGAACGGAGCTTACACCGGACATGTTCCTTCGCGCGGATGCTGTTGATAAGACCGGTTGCGTGTAG